One genomic window of Mus caroli chromosome 12, CAROLI_EIJ_v1.1, whole genome shotgun sequence includes the following:
- the Gpr65 gene encoding psychosine receptor → MAMNSMCIEEQHHLEHYLFPVVYIIVFIVSVPANIGSLCVSFLQAKKENELGIYLFSLSLSDLLYALTLPLWINYTWNKDNWTFSPTLCKGSVFFTYMNFYSSTAFLTCIALDRYLAVVYPLKFSFLRTRRFAFITSLFIWILESFFNSMLLWKDETSVEYCDSDKSNFTLCYDKYPLEKWQIKLNLFRTCMGYAIPLITIMICNHKVYRAVQHNQATENSEKRRIIKLLASITLTFVLCFTPFHVMVLIRCVLERDMNVNDKSGWQTFTVYRVTVALTSLNCVADPILYCFVTETGRADMWNILKLCTRKHNRLQGHKRDILSVSTRDAVELEIID, encoded by the coding sequence ATGGCGATGAACAGCATGTGCATTGAAGAGCAGCACCACCTAGAGCACTATTTGTTCCCCGTGGTCTACATAATTGTGTTTATAGTCAGCGTCCCAGCCAACATCGGATCTTTATGCGTATCCTTTCTGCAAGCGAAGAAGGAAAATGAGCTAGGAATTTACCTCTTCAGTCTGTCCCTGTCAGACCTGCTGTATGCGCTGACTCTGCCCCTCTGGATCAATTACACTTGGAATAAAGACAACTGGACTTTCTCTCCCACCTTGTGCAAAGGAAGCGTTTTCTTCACCTACATGAACTTTTACAGCAGCACGGCGTTCCTCACTTGCATTGCCCTGGACCGCTATTTAGCAGTCGTCTACCCTCTGAAGTTTTCCTTCCTAAGAACAAGAAGATTTGCGTTTATTACCAGCCTCTTTATCTGGATATTAGAGTCCTTCTTTAACTCTATGCTTCTGTGGAAAGATGAAACAAGTGTTGAATATTGTGACTCGGACAAATCTAATTTCACTCTCTGCTATGACAAATACCCTCTGGAGAAATGGCAGATAAAACTCAACCTGTTTAGGACATGCATGGGCTACGCAATACCCTTGATCACCATCATGATCTGCAACCATAAAGTCTATCGAGCCGTGCAGCACAACCAAGCCACGGAAAACAGCGAGAAGAGAAGGATCATAAAGTTGCTCGCTAGCATCACGCTGACTTTCGTCTTATGCTTTACCCCCTTCCACGTGATGGTGCTCATCCGCTGCGTTTTAGAGCGCGACATGAACGTCAACGACAAGTCTGGATGGCAGACGTTTACGGTGTACAGAGTCACAGTGGCCCTGACGAGTCTAAACTGTGTTGCCGATCCGATTCTGTACTGCTTTGTGACTGAGACGGGGAGAGCTGATATGTGGAACATATTGAAATTGTGTACTAGGAAACACAATAGGCTCCAAGGACACAAAAGGGACATACTTTCTGTGTCCACAAGAGATGCTGTAGAATTAGAGATTATAGActaa